The Rhizobium leguminosarum genome includes a region encoding these proteins:
- a CDS encoding ABC transporter ATP-binding protein, whose product MADRVDEKPIDTGDKDERDIVLSARDVTVGFGSKVVLDNLNLNIYRGEILGFVGASGTGKSVLMRTVLRLLPRRSGTIKILGQDFDELDEPQRNALDMRLGVLFQQGALFSSLTVKENIQVPMREYLDLPTSLMDELAHLKIRMVGLAADAADKYPSELSGGMIKRAALARALSLDPELVFLDEPTSGLDPIGAAEFDELIANLRDSLGLTVYMVTHDLDSLFSVCDRIAVLGKKRVMVEGTIEDMLAYDDPWVQAYFKGKRARSIVPQDDGARHGSSGK is encoded by the coding sequence ATGGCGGACCGCGTGGACGAGAAACCGATCGATACGGGAGACAAGGACGAAAGGGACATCGTGCTGTCGGCACGCGACGTCACCGTCGGCTTCGGCTCCAAGGTCGTGCTCGACAATCTGAACCTCAATATCTACCGCGGCGAGATCCTCGGTTTCGTCGGCGCGTCTGGCACCGGCAAATCGGTGTTGATGCGCACCGTGCTCAGGCTGCTGCCGCGCCGCTCCGGCACGATCAAGATCCTCGGCCAGGATTTCGACGAGCTCGACGAGCCGCAGCGCAACGCGCTCGACATGCGGCTCGGCGTGCTCTTCCAGCAGGGGGCGCTGTTCTCGTCGCTGACGGTCAAGGAAAACATCCAGGTGCCGATGCGCGAATATCTCGACCTGCCGACCTCGCTGATGGACGAGCTGGCGCATCTGAAGATCCGCATGGTCGGGCTTGCGGCCGATGCCGCCGACAAATATCCGTCCGAACTGTCAGGCGGCATGATCAAGCGCGCAGCCCTTGCCCGCGCGCTGTCACTCGATCCGGAACTCGTCTTTCTGGACGAACCGACTTCGGGTCTCGACCCGATCGGTGCGGCCGAATTCGACGAACTGATCGCCAACCTGCGCGATAGTCTGGGACTGACCGTGTATATGGTCACGCACGACCTCGACAGCCTGTTTTCGGTCTGCGACCGTATTGCCGTGCTCGGAAAGAAACGGGTAATGGTGGAAGGCACGATCGAAGACATGCTGGCCTATGACGATCCGTGGGTGCAGGCCTATTTCAAGGGCAAACGTGCGCGGTCGATCGTGCCGCAGGACGATGGCGCGCGGCACGGCAGCAGCGGGAAGTGA
- a CDS encoding ABC transporter permease produces MKDTSILNAENRNAASLQVDDQADGSGQRVRLQGNWRSAYIHLVLRDFEKLLQKKTGDLTVDLSEISEIDTAGIWLLCRLKKQEEAGGRAVRFEGTNSHIDEMLEMFSEEPAKPEPEQVEKVSFATRIFAPIGKMTYEVWDNFAAAMYILGSAVRGAQMKFGRGSGVSPASIVNQIDHMGVRAVPIILLMSFLIGAIIAQQGAFQLRYFGAEVFVVDLVGILQLREIGVLLTSIMIAGRSGSAITAEIGSMKMREEIDALKVMGLNPIGVLIFPRLVALTIALPLLTVLANFASLGGAAAVAWGYSGITFANFLSRLHEAVTLSTVLSGMIKAPFMALVIGIVAAVEGLKVGGSAESLGQHVTAAVVKAIFVVILMDGLFAMFYAAIDF; encoded by the coding sequence TCAGGGCAATTGGCGCAGCGCCTACATCCATCTGGTGCTACGCGATTTTGAAAAGCTCCTGCAGAAGAAGACCGGCGACCTGACGGTAGACCTCTCGGAGATTTCGGAGATCGACACAGCCGGAATCTGGCTGCTGTGCCGGCTGAAAAAGCAAGAAGAGGCGGGCGGGAGGGCGGTTCGCTTCGAAGGCACCAACTCGCATATCGACGAAATGCTGGAGATGTTTTCCGAGGAGCCGGCCAAGCCCGAGCCGGAGCAGGTGGAGAAAGTCTCGTTTGCCACGCGCATCTTCGCGCCGATCGGCAAAATGACCTATGAAGTCTGGGACAATTTCGCCGCTGCCATGTATATCCTCGGCTCGGCGGTGCGCGGCGCGCAGATGAAGTTCGGCCGCGGCAGCGGCGTTTCGCCGGCCTCGATCGTCAACCAGATCGACCATATGGGCGTTCGCGCCGTTCCGATCATCTTGCTGATGTCTTTCCTGATCGGGGCGATCATCGCCCAGCAAGGCGCCTTCCAGCTGCGCTACTTCGGTGCTGAGGTCTTCGTCGTCGATCTCGTCGGCATCCTGCAATTGCGCGAAATCGGCGTGCTTCTGACGTCGATCATGATCGCCGGCCGCTCGGGCAGCGCGATCACCGCCGAAATCGGCTCGATGAAGATGCGCGAGGAGATCGACGCGCTGAAGGTGATGGGGCTGAACCCCATCGGCGTGCTGATCTTCCCGCGGCTGGTGGCGTTGACCATTGCGCTGCCGCTTTTGACGGTGCTCGCAAATTTCGCTTCGCTGGGCGGGGCTGCCGCTGTCGCCTGGGGCTATTCCGGTATCACCTTCGCCAACTTTCTGTCGCGCCTGCACGAGGCGGTGACACTGTCGACGGTGCTCTCAGGCATGATCAAGGCGCCGTTCATGGCGCTGGTCATCGGCATCGTCGCCGCCGTCGAGGGGCTGAAGGTCGGCGGCAGCGCGGAATCGCTCGGCCAGCATGTGACGGCCGCGGTGGTGAAGGCGATTTTCGTCGTCATCCTAATGGACGGGCTTTTTGCGATGTTCTATGCAGCGATCGACTTTTAG